The Alphaproteobacteria bacterium genome includes a region encoding these proteins:
- a CDS encoding acetyl-CoA C-acetyltransferase produces the protein MTDIVIASACRTPVGAFSGSLSGYQAAGLGEIAIREALARANVAAADVDEVLMGQILTAGNGMNPARQAALNAGLPQESSAMTINQVCGSGLRAVALGMQSLLAGDSAIVVAGGQESMSNSQHAGYLRGGIKMGPMNFVDTMIVDGLTDVFNNYHMGITAENVAKEFQISRLMQDEFALASQNKAEAAIKSGRFKDEIVPVKIMVKKEEKLFDTDEFVRMGATLEGLQKLKPAFAKDGTVTAGNASGINDGAAVCVLMTAAEAAKRGIKPLARIASWATAGVDPKVMGTGPIPASQKALKKAGWNHQDLDLIEANEAFAAQAIAVNQGMGWDTAKVNVNGGAIAIGHPIGASGCRVLVTLIHELAKRDAKKGLATLCIGGGMGIALCIERG, from the coding sequence ATGACCGATATCGTGATTGCCAGCGCCTGCCGGACCCCCGTCGGCGCTTTCTCGGGTTCTTTGTCCGGTTATCAGGCGGCTGGCCTTGGGGAAATCGCGATCCGCGAAGCGCTGGCCAGGGCCAACGTCGCTGCGGCCGATGTCGATGAGGTGCTGATGGGCCAGATCCTGACTGCGGGCAACGGCATGAACCCGGCGCGCCAAGCGGCCTTGAATGCCGGACTGCCGCAAGAATCGTCGGCCATGACGATCAATCAAGTCTGCGGCTCGGGCCTTCGGGCCGTGGCGCTGGGCATGCAGTCGCTGCTGGCGGGCGATTCCGCCATCGTGGTGGCGGGCGGCCAGGAAAGCATGAGCAATTCGCAGCATGCCGGTTATTTGCGCGGCGGCATTAAGATGGGGCCGATGAACTTCGTCGACACCATGATCGTCGACGGCCTGACCGACGTCTTCAACAACTACCACATGGGCATCACCGCCGAGAACGTGGCCAAGGAATTCCAGATCAGCCGCCTGATGCAAGACGAATTCGCGCTGGCCAGCCAGAACAAGGCCGAGGCAGCCATCAAGTCGGGACGTTTCAAGGATGAAATCGTGCCGGTGAAGATCATGGTCAAGAAGGAAGAAAAGCTGTTCGACACCGACGAGTTCGTGCGCATGGGCGCTACGCTTGAGGGCCTCCAGAAGCTGAAGCCCGCTTTTGCGAAGGACGGCACGGTAACGGCCGGCAACGCTTCGGGCATCAATGACGGCGCAGCCGTCTGCGTGCTGATGACCGCCGCCGAAGCCGCCAAACGCGGCATCAAGCCCTTGGCCCGCATCGCCAGTTGGGCCACGGCGGGCGTCGACCCCAAGGTCATGGGCACCGGCCCCATCCCCGCTTCGCAAAAGGCGCTGAAGAAGGCAGGCTGGAATCACCAGGATCTCGACCTTATCGAGGCCAACGAAGCCTTTGCCGCGCAAGCCATCGCCGTCAATCAGGGCATGGGCTGGGATACGGCCAAGGTCAATGTCAATGGCGGCGCCATCGCCATCGGCCATCCCATCGGCGCTTCGGGCTGCCGCGTGCTGGTGACTTTGATCCACGAACTGGCCAAGCGCGACGCCAAGAAGGGCTTGGCCACCTTGTGCATCGGCGGCGGCATGGGCATAGCACTTTGCATCGAACGTGGCTGA
- a CDS encoding bifunctional aldolase/short-chain dehydrogenase: protein MKSQWSDKSAKEAIKRYGAQGLGEDLALRVYTTRLLGQEPRLVLHGGGNTSVKTRMAPRGGESVDVLCVKGSGWDMGDIEPAGLPAVRLQPLQKLSALKELSDEDMVNFQRINLLDASSPNPSVETLLHAFLPHKFIDHSHANAILSLTDQPNGEDHAKAVFGQRLALVPYIMPGFALAKKARQAFLANPKVQGLLLLKHGLFTFGDTARQAYERHIRFVSMAERYLASARKKKARVFMPARQPKKIAALAEVAPILRGRMALDLGNGAYKRQVMDFRASPEILAYVNGRDVARISSVGTVTPDHVIRIKGWPLVVPAPETGKLNDFAAGVDQALARYVASYRAYFEKHNAKAQPKKKMLDPMPRVILVPGLGLFGLGASRKDAKIAADLAETTVSVVTDATALGRFESIPKAKLFDMEYWSLEQAKLGKGAEKSLARQVVAVTGGGSGIGAAVARAFAREGAEVVVLDLNLQAAQDIAREVKGLALACDVTNPDSVKLAFDRIAEIHGGLDILVSNAGAAWQGRIGTVDEAVLRRSFDLNFWGHQRVSQAAVALFRAQGTGGCLLFNTSKQAVNPGKDFGPYGLPKAATLFLMKQYALDHGREGIRANAVNADRIRSGLLTDAMIASRAKARGVSVADYMAGNLLGREVDGQDVAQAFVDLAKAGKTTACVVTVDGGNIEASMR, encoded by the coding sequence ATGAAAAGCCAGTGGTCGGACAAATCTGCCAAAGAAGCGATCAAGCGTTACGGCGCCCAGGGTTTGGGCGAGGATTTGGCGCTGCGCGTCTACACGACAAGGCTTTTAGGCCAGGAACCCAGGCTGGTCTTGCATGGCGGCGGCAACACATCGGTCAAGACCCGCATGGCTCCCAGGGGCGGCGAATCCGTCGATGTGCTGTGCGTCAAGGGATCGGGTTGGGACATGGGCGACATCGAACCGGCGGGCCTGCCCGCCGTCCGCCTGCAGCCGCTTCAGAAATTGTCGGCCCTGAAAGAACTGTCCGACGAGGACATGGTCAATTTCCAACGCATCAATCTATTGGACGCATCCTCGCCCAATCCGTCGGTGGAAACGCTGCTGCACGCCTTTCTGCCCCACAAGTTCATCGACCACAGCCACGCCAACGCCATTTTGTCGCTGACCGATCAGCCCAATGGCGAGGACCATGCGAAAGCCGTGTTCGGCCAACGTCTGGCGCTGGTGCCCTACATCATGCCGGGCTTCGCGCTGGCCAAAAAGGCGAGGCAGGCGTTTCTGGCCAATCCCAAGGTGCAAGGCTTGCTCTTGTTGAAACATGGGCTGTTCACCTTCGGCGACACGGCTAGGCAAGCCTATGAGCGTCATATCCGTTTCGTCTCGATGGCCGAGCGCTATCTGGCGAGCGCCCGCAAGAAGAAAGCGCGGGTTTTCATGCCAGCCCGCCAACCCAAGAAGATCGCCGCCTTGGCCGAAGTCGCCCCCATCTTGCGCGGCCGCATGGCGCTTGATCTGGGCAACGGCGCCTACAAGCGCCAAGTGATGGATTTCCGCGCCAGCCCCGAGATTCTGGCCTATGTGAACGGGCGCGACGTGGCGCGCATTTCGTCGGTCGGAACGGTGACGCCCGATCACGTCATTCGCATCAAGGGTTGGCCTTTGGTGGTTCCCGCCCCGGAAACGGGCAAGCTGAACGACTTCGCCGCAGGGGTCGATCAGGCGTTGGCGCGCTATGTCGCCAGCTACCGGGCCTATTTCGAGAAACACAACGCCAAGGCCCAGCCAAAGAAGAAAATGCTGGACCCGATGCCGCGCGTGATTCTTGTGCCGGGCTTAGGCCTGTTCGGCCTGGGAGCCAGCAGGAAAGACGCCAAGATTGCCGCCGATCTGGCCGAGACCACCGTGTCGGTGGTAACCGACGCCACCGCCCTGGGCCGATTCGAAAGCATCCCCAAGGCCAAGCTGTTCGACATGGAATATTGGTCGCTGGAACAGGCCAAGCTGGGCAAAGGGGCCGAGAAATCTCTGGCCCGCCAAGTGGTGGCGGTGACGGGCGGCGGCTCGGGCATCGGGGCGGCGGTGGCCAGGGCTTTCGCCCGCGAGGGAGCCGAAGTGGTGGTGCTGGATCTGAACTTGCAGGCCGCTCAGGACATCGCGCGTGAGGTCAAGGGATTGGCCCTGGCCTGCGACGTTACCAACCCCGATTCGGTCAAGCTGGCCTTCGACCGCATCGCCGAAATCCATGGCGGCCTGGATATTCTGGTTTCGAATGCGGGTGCCGCTTGGCAGGGGCGGATCGGAACGGTGGACGAAGCGGTGCTGCGTCGCAGTTTCGATTTGAATTTCTGGGGGCATCAGCGCGTTTCGCAAGCCGCCGTCGCCCTGTTTCGCGCCCAGGGCACGGGCGGGTGCTTGCTATTTAACACTTCGAAACAAGCTGTGAATCCCGGCAAGGATTTCGGCCCCTATGGTCTGCCCAAGGCCGCCACCCTGTTCTTGATGAAGCAATATGCGCTGGATCATGGTCGCGAGGGGATTCGCGCCAATGCCGTCAATGCCGACCGCATCCGCTCGGGCCTGCTGACCGACGCCATGATCGCGTCGCGCGCCAAGGCCAGGGGCG
- a CDS encoding DMT family transporter: MLSPTLTGAIAILLWGTLAVLTAASGPVPPFQLTALTFGIAGLTSVAVWLIRGDNPLAHFRQPWLAWLVGIGGLFGYHALYFLALKLAPPVEASLVNYLWPLLIVLFSAFLPNERLRPRHVLGAGLGFLGAALAVTKGSLSGFDPAHLPGHLAALGCAVVWAAYSVLSRRLKAVPTDAVGAFCAATALLALACHLAFEATIWPQGLQWLAVIALGLGPVGIAFFLWDWGCKHGNIQTLGTLGYFTPPITVGMLIAFGLAEPSLSILGALVLIVGGAWIGTRARLA, translated from the coding sequence TTGTTGTCCCCCACCCTTACCGGCGCCATCGCCATTTTGCTTTGGGGCACGCTGGCCGTTTTGACGGCGGCCAGCGGACCGGTGCCGCCCTTTCAACTGACGGCGCTGACCTTCGGCATCGCTGGCCTGACGTCGGTAGCGGTCTGGCTTATCCGGGGCGACAATCCGCTTGCCCATTTCCGCCAGCCCTGGCTGGCCTGGCTGGTCGGCATCGGCGGCTTGTTCGGCTATCACGCCCTGTATTTCCTGGCCCTGAAACTGGCCCCGCCGGTCGAGGCCAGCTTGGTCAATTATCTCTGGCCGCTGCTGATCGTTCTTTTTTCCGCTTTCCTGCCCAATGAGCGCCTGCGTCCCCGCCATGTTCTGGGGGCGGGACTGGGTTTCCTGGGGGCGGCGCTGGCCGTGACCAAAGGCAGCCTGTCGGGCTTCGATCCCGCTCACCTGCCCGGCCATCTGGCGGCGCTGGGCTGCGCCGTTGTCTGGGCCGCCTATTCGGTGCTGTCGCGCCGTCTGAAAGCCGTGCCCACCGACGCAGTGGGGGCCTTTTGCGCCGCCACCGCGCTCTTGGCCCTGGCCTGCCATCTGGCCTTTGAAGCCACCATCTGGCCGCAAGGCCTTCAATGGCTGGCCGTGATCGCCTTGGGGCTGGGTCCGGTCGGCATCGCCTTCTTTCTGTGGGACTGGGGCTGCAAGCACGGCAATATCCAAACCCTGGGCACGTTGGGCTATTTCACGCCGCCCATCACCGTGGGCATGCTGATCGCCTTCGGCTTGGCCGAGCCTTCGCTGTCGATTCTGGGGGCGCTGGTTCTGATCGTGGGCGGCGCTTGGATCGGGACGAGAGCGCGCCTCGCATGA
- a CDS encoding SDR family oxidoreductase — translation MYPGKRILVTGGAGFLGSHLCERLANDGAEVLCVDNYFTGRRQNVAHLFANPRFELMRHDVTFPLYVEVDEIYNLACPASPIHYQYDPVQTTKTSVHGAINMLGLAKRTRAKIFQASTSEVYGDPDIHPQPESYRGNVNPIGPRACYDEGKRCAETLFFDYKRQHNLRIRVARIFNTYGPRMHPNDGRVVSNFIVQALSNQPITIYGNGQQTRSFCYVDDLIEGFVRLMAAPDEVTGPVNLGNPGEFTMLELAEKVIALTKSSSKLEFKDLPVDDPLQRCPDITLAKGKLGWEPKVALEEGLGRTIAYFKGIL, via the coding sequence ATGTATCCCGGCAAGCGAATTCTGGTTACCGGCGGCGCCGGATTCTTGGGGTCGCATCTGTGCGAGCGTTTGGCCAATGACGGGGCCGAAGTTCTGTGCGTCGACAACTACTTCACCGGTCGGCGCCAGAACGTGGCCCATCTGTTCGCTAACCCGCGTTTCGAGCTGATGCGCCACGACGTGACCTTTCCGCTCTATGTCGAGGTGGACGAGATTTACAATCTGGCCTGTCCGGCCTCGCCCATCCATTACCAGTACGATCCGGTGCAGACCACCAAGACCAGCGTGCATGGCGCCATCAACATGCTGGGGTTGGCCAAGCGCACCAGGGCCAAGATTTTCCAGGCCTCGACCAGCGAGGTTTACGGCGATCCCGACATCCACCCGCAGCCGGAAAGCTATCGCGGCAACGTCAATCCCATCGGTCCCCGCGCTTGCTACGACGAGGGCAAGCGCTGCGCCGAAACGCTGTTCTTCGATTACAAGCGCCAGCACAATTTGCGCATCCGGGTGGCGCGCATCTTCAACACCTATGGACCGCGCATGCATCCCAATGACGGGCGCGTGGTTTCGAATTTCATCGTCCAGGCGCTGTCCAACCAGCCGATCACCATCTATGGCAACGGCCAACAGACGCGCAGCTTTTGCTATGTCGACGATCTGATCGAAGGCTTCGTGCGCCTGATGGCCGCCCCCGACGAGGTGACGGGTCCGGTCAATCTGGGCAATCCCGGCGAATTCACCATGCTGGAATTGGCCGAGAAGGTCATCGCGCTGACCAAGTCGTCCTCGAAGCTGGAATTCAAGGACCTGCCGGTCGATGACCCCTTGCAGCGCTGCCCCGACATCACCTTGGCCAAAGGCAAGCTGGGCTGGGAACCCAAGGTGGCGCTGGAAGAAGGATTGGGCCGCACCATCGCCTATTTCAAGGGGATATTGTAG
- the asnB gene encoding asparagine synthase (glutamine-hydrolyzing) — MCGIAGIFGIDSNAPPVDAGELTRLRDAMEKRGPDGHGQWIHPTGKIGLAHRRLAIIDLNPTGAQPMHSADGRLAVSFNGEIYNYRDLRAELEAKGCAFKSNSDTEVLLHLYAQEGMGMLTRLKGMFAFALWDEARQGLFLARDAFGIKPLYIARAQTRIAFASSVKALLTLPWIDTTPEPAGHAGFFLWGHVPEPYTLYRDVRALPAGSSLWIEAGGRAQESRWFDPATLMADGKSTGVGLQEALSESVARHLVADVPVGLFLSAGRDSATVAALACERGEASQIDAITLGFAELAGTPADEAPLAQVLARHLGVRHSIRHVTPDEFHDWRCQILEDMDQPSIDGVNSWLVAKAAHDLGLKVALSGVGGDEMFAGYNTFAQVPAIASRLSWAANWPGFGRSFRKALAPWIGAVTSPKAAGLLEYGGTLAGAYLLKRGLFMPWELPGLLGEDMARQGLESLAALAQLERRISGLTRDRDRMAALEIGNYMKNQLLRDTDWAGMAHGLEIRTPLVDAALFENLLPFRTSKADMAATPKRALPPEILHRGKTGFSVPVARWMGEPNLRGWARAVHGAFG, encoded by the coding sequence ATGTGTGGCATCGCTGGCATTTTCGGCATCGATTCAAACGCTCCCCCGGTGGATGCGGGCGAGTTGACCCGTTTGCGCGACGCCATGGAGAAGCGCGGCCCCGACGGCCACGGGCAATGGATTCATCCGACGGGAAAGATCGGGCTGGCGCATCGCCGCCTAGCCATCATCGATTTGAATCCCACCGGCGCCCAGCCGATGCATTCGGCGGATGGCAGGCTGGCCGTCAGCTTCAACGGTGAAATCTACAACTACCGCGACTTGAGGGCGGAACTGGAGGCCAAGGGCTGCGCCTTCAAATCGAACAGCGATACCGAAGTTTTGCTGCATCTGTACGCCCAGGAAGGGATGGGCATGCTTACGCGCTTAAAGGGCATGTTCGCCTTTGCGCTGTGGGACGAAGCCAGGCAAGGCCTGTTCCTGGCCCGCGACGCTTTTGGCATCAAGCCCCTTTATATCGCCCGCGCCCAAACGCGCATCGCCTTCGCCTCGTCGGTCAAGGCGCTGCTGACCTTGCCCTGGATCGATACAACACCCGAACCGGCGGGCCATGCCGGTTTCTTCCTGTGGGGCCATGTACCCGAACCCTATACGCTGTATCGCGACGTCCGCGCCCTGCCCGCTGGCTCAAGTCTGTGGATCGAGGCAGGCGGCCGCGCCCAAGAATCGCGCTGGTTCGATCCCGCCACCTTGATGGCGGATGGAAAATCCACGGGCGTCGGCCTGCAAGAAGCGCTGTCGGAATCGGTTGCGCGCCATCTGGTGGCCGACGTGCCGGTGGGATTGTTCTTATCCGCTGGCCGCGATTCCGCGACCGTGGCCGCGCTCGCCTGCGAGAGGGGCGAGGCCTCGCAGATCGACGCCATCACGCTGGGATTCGCTGAGTTGGCGGGCACGCCCGCCGATGAAGCGCCGCTGGCGCAAGTGCTGGCCCGCCATTTGGGCGTGCGCCACAGCATCCGCCATGTTACGCCGGACGAATTCCATGACTGGCGGTGCCAAATTCTTGAAGACATGGACCAGCCCAGCATCGACGGCGTCAATAGCTGGCTGGTCGCCAAGGCGGCGCATGATCTGGGATTGAAGGTGGCGCTGTCGGGCGTGGGCGGCGACGAAATGTTCGCGGGCTATAACACGTTTGCGCAGGTTCCGGCCATCGCCAGCCGCCTGTCCTGGGCCGCCAACTGGCCCGGCTTTGGCCGCAGCTTCAGGAAGGCCCTGGCTCCCTGGATTGGCGCCGTCACCTCGCCAAAGGCGGCGGGGTTGCTGGAATATGGCGGCACCTTGGCCGGAGCCTATCTGCTGAAACGCGGCCTGTTCATGCCCTGGGAATTGCCCGGCTTGTTGGGCGAAGACATGGCACGCCAGGGGCTGGAAAGCCTAGCGGCGCTGGCGCAACTGGAGCGGAGAATTTCAGGACTGACCCGCGACCGTGACCGCATGGCGGCCCTGGAAATCGGCAATTACATGAAGAACCAGTTGCTGCGCGACACCGACTGGGCAGGCATGGCGCATGGGCTGGAAATCCGCACACCCTTGGTCGACGCCGCGCTATTTGAGAATCTGTTGCCCTTCAGGACCAGCAAAGCCGATATGGCGGCCACGCCCAAACGTGCGCTGCCGCCCGAAATTCTGCACCGGGGAAAAACCGGCTTTTCCGTGCCCGTCGCCCGCTGGATGGGCGAGCCAAATTTGCGCGGCTGGGCCAGGGCGGTGCATGGGGCGTTTGGTTAA
- the phbB gene encoding acetoacetyl-CoA reductase, with protein sequence MTGRIALVTGGTRGIGRAIAEMLKEKGYRVVANFHGNSEAAQKFTEETGIPHYRFNVADYGECKAGIDKIVHEIGPIEILVNNAGITKDGTLHKMDYDSWEDVIHTNLTSCFNLCRLVIDSMRDRGFGRIVNIGSINGQAGQYGQVNYAAAKSGIHGFTKALAQEGAAKGITVNAIAPGYVDTDMVRSVPHHVLEKIIAKIPTGRLGRADDIARGVVFLVADDADFITGSTLSINGGQHMY encoded by the coding sequence ATGACTGGACGCATCGCATTGGTTACCGGGGGCACGCGCGGCATCGGCCGCGCCATCGCCGAAATGCTGAAGGAAAAGGGCTATCGCGTAGTGGCCAATTTCCACGGCAATTCCGAAGCCGCGCAAAAGTTCACCGAGGAAACCGGCATTCCGCATTACCGCTTCAACGTAGCCGACTATGGCGAATGCAAGGCGGGCATCGACAAGATCGTGCATGAAATCGGCCCGATCGAGATTCTGGTCAACAATGCCGGCATCACCAAGGACGGCACGCTGCACAAGATGGATTATGACAGCTGGGAAGACGTGATTCACACCAACCTGACCAGCTGTTTCAACCTGTGCCGCTTGGTCATCGATTCGATGCGCGACCGCGGCTTCGGGCGCATCGTCAATATCGGCTCGATCAACGGCCAGGCCGGACAGTACGGCCAAGTCAACTACGCCGCCGCCAAGTCGGGCATCCACGGCTTCACCAAGGCGCTGGCCCAGGAAGGGGCGGCCAAGGGCATCACCGTCAACGCCATCGCGCCCGGCTATGTCGATACCGACATGGTGCGCTCGGTGCCGCACCACGTTCTGGAAAAGATCATCGCCAAGATTCCCACCGGACGCCTGGGACGCGCCGACGACATCGCCAGGGGCGTCGTGTTCCTGGTCGCCGACGACGCCGATTTCATCACCGGTTCGACCCTGTCCATCAACGGCGGCCAGCATATGTACTAG
- a CDS encoding serine/threonine protein phosphatase, which produces MPHSKRYAPSPGTRLYAVGDIHGRPDLLEKVLARIAKDAKKSRAARTKVVTLGDYVDRGPDSRGVVQRLMKPPPEGIDELISLKGNHEDMLLRFLDHPLHGGFEWILLNGGAPTLASWGVDLPAILDSREIKGLHKDFLERLTPEERMFIANMPLKHVDGTILCVHAGIRPGIALSHQVPDDLLWIRDAFLDSTAAHGKLVVHGHTVTFEPELCQNRAGIDTGAWRTGTLTALGLEGDKRWILHT; this is translated from the coding sequence ATGCCTCACAGCAAGCGATACGCACCCAGCCCCGGGACCCGTCTTTACGCGGTCGGGGACATCCATGGGCGGCCCGATCTGTTGGAAAAGGTGCTGGCCCGCATCGCCAAGGACGCCAAAAAGAGCCGGGCGGCCAGGACCAAGGTCGTCACCTTGGGCGATTATGTCGATCGCGGGCCGGATTCCCGGGGGGTCGTGCAGCGCCTGATGAAGCCTCCACCCGAGGGAATTGACGAGTTGATCAGCCTGAAGGGCAATCACGAAGACATGCTGCTGCGCTTTCTGGACCACCCCCTGCATGGCGGTTTTGAATGGATTTTGCTCAATGGCGGCGCTCCGACCCTGGCAAGCTGGGGGGTTGACCTGCCCGCCATTTTGGATTCCAGGGAAATCAAAGGGTTGCACAAGGACTTTCTTGAGCGCCTGACGCCAGAAGAGCGCATGTTCATCGCCAATATGCCGCTCAAGCATGTGGATGGCACGATTTTGTGCGTTCATGCGGGCATCAGGCCGGGAATCGCCCTGTCGCATCAGGTTCCCGACGATCTGTTATGGATCAGGGACGCCTTCCTGGACAGCACGGCGGCGCATGGCAAGCTGGTGGTTCACGGGCATACGGTCACCTTCGAGCCGGAGCTTTGCCAGAACCGGGCGGGGATCGATACCGGGGCTTGGCGCACCGGCACCTTGACGGCCCTGGGGCTGGAAGGCGATAAACGCTGGATTCTTCACACCTGA